One window of the Posidoniimonas polymericola genome contains the following:
- a CDS encoding M48 family metallopeptidase: MATDFFQRQDAARRSTGMLVVLFLLGVLGIVIAVTAATYAAVENFDIGVRLNALTGQPEDAEAPYRYAIAAGLGSLLIIFGGTIYKIIVLRSGGGQSVAERLGGRRLLYADAGHGERKLLNVVEEMALASGAPAPPVYLLDEDGINAFAAGYSPSDAVIGVTRGAVENLSRDELQGVIAHEFSHILNGDMRMGIRLIGILHGILLLGLVGRWLFEIIVRGGASSGHRRSSNSKGGGGGGAVLVILGVAVALIVIGAIGSLIGGLIKAAVSRQREYLADASAVQFTRNPGGIGGALKRIGGLAFGSRLHAANAAEMSHMYFAQGVWEGFTGLMATHPPLEKRILAVDPQWDGKFPQVKQGARPKSVVAGAAGFLGGDVGRPDAEQTYVPIATVDHAVDQIGEPTELHHEYARDLLEEIPPVVLDSVREPYGARAVVYGLLLDDDPAVREKQYAALGELAQPDVVKLTRELAPVLDATTVNARLPLIDLALPSLRALSPPQYEAFRKSFWALVRADERLGLFEWTLAQVLMRHLTPQFEPVRSPGVQYYGLQKLTGPVSALLSAMAHAGQSPDEAAGAFAAAAAHFPELRLELLPRRESGLSSLQSAMETLATVAPRLRGQLIDACAESICHDGLVNAREAELLRGVSDLLDCPMPPLVAGQTVAAS, encoded by the coding sequence ATGGCCACCGACTTCTTCCAACGCCAGGACGCCGCGCGACGCAGCACCGGGATGCTGGTCGTGTTGTTCCTGCTGGGCGTCTTGGGGATCGTCATCGCGGTGACCGCCGCGACCTACGCGGCGGTTGAAAACTTTGATATCGGCGTGCGGCTGAACGCGCTGACCGGCCAGCCCGAGGACGCCGAGGCGCCCTACCGCTACGCGATCGCCGCCGGGCTCGGGTCGCTGCTGATTATCTTCGGCGGCACCATCTACAAGATCATTGTGCTCCGCAGCGGCGGCGGGCAGAGCGTCGCCGAGCGGCTTGGCGGCCGCCGCCTGCTCTACGCCGACGCCGGCCACGGCGAACGCAAGCTGCTGAACGTCGTGGAGGAGATGGCCCTGGCGTCCGGCGCCCCGGCGCCGCCGGTCTACCTGCTTGACGAGGACGGCATCAACGCCTTCGCCGCCGGCTACTCCCCCTCCGACGCCGTGATCGGCGTCACCCGTGGCGCGGTCGAGAACCTCAGCCGCGACGAGCTGCAGGGCGTCATCGCCCACGAGTTCAGCCACATCCTCAACGGCGACATGCGGATGGGCATCCGCCTGATCGGCATCCTGCACGGCATCCTGCTGCTCGGGCTGGTCGGCCGCTGGCTGTTCGAGATCATCGTCCGCGGCGGCGCGTCGTCCGGCCACCGCCGCAGCTCCAACTCGAAGGGGGGCGGGGGCGGCGGGGCCGTGCTGGTGATCCTGGGGGTCGCCGTTGCGCTGATCGTGATCGGCGCCATCGGCAGCCTCATCGGCGGGCTGATCAAGGCCGCTGTCTCGCGCCAGCGTGAGTACCTGGCCGACGCCTCGGCCGTGCAGTTTACTCGCAACCCGGGAGGCATCGGCGGGGCCCTCAAACGCATTGGCGGGCTGGCGTTCGGCTCGCGGCTGCACGCCGCCAACGCCGCCGAGATGAGCCACATGTACTTCGCCCAGGGCGTATGGGAGGGCTTCACCGGCCTGATGGCGACCCATCCCCCGCTCGAGAAACGCATACTCGCCGTCGACCCGCAGTGGGACGGCAAGTTCCCGCAGGTCAAGCAGGGCGCCCGCCCGAAGTCTGTCGTCGCGGGCGCGGCCGGCTTCCTGGGCGGCGACGTCGGCCGCCCCGACGCCGAGCAGACCTACGTGCCGATCGCGACCGTCGACCACGCGGTCGACCAGATCGGCGAGCCGACCGAGCTGCACCACGAGTACGCCCGCGACCTGCTCGAAGAGATCCCGCCGGTGGTGCTCGACTCGGTCCGCGAGCCGTACGGCGCCCGCGCCGTCGTGTACGGCCTGCTGCTCGACGACGACCCCGCCGTCCGCGAGAAGCAGTACGCCGCGCTCGGCGAGCTCGCCCAGCCCGACGTGGTCAAGCTGACCCGCGAGCTGGCCCCAGTGCTCGACGCCACCACCGTCAACGCCCGGCTGCCGCTGATCGACCTGGCGCTGCCGTCGCTCAGGGCGTTGTCGCCGCCGCAGTACGAGGCCTTCCGCAAGAGCTTCTGGGCGCTGGTCCGTGCGGACGAGCGGCTCGGCCTGTTCGAGTGGACGCTGGCCCAGGTGCTGATGCGGCACCTGACGCCGCAGTTCGAGCCGGTCCGCTCGCCCGGCGTGCAGTACTACGGCCTGCAGAAGCTCACCGGCCCGGTGTCGGCGCTCCTGTCAGCAATGGCGCACGCCGGCCAGTCACCCGACGAAGCGGCCGGCGCCTTCGCCGCCGCCGCCGCGCACTTCCCCGAGCTCAGGCTCGAGCTGCTGCCCCGCCGCGAGAGCGGCCTGTCGAGCCTGCAGAGCGCGATGGAGACCCTCGCCACCGTGGCTCCCCGCCTCCGCGGCCAGCTGATCGACGCCTGCGCCGAGTCGATCTGCCACGACGGCCTGGTCAACGCCCGCGAAGCCGAGCTGCTCCGCGGCGTGTCCGACCTGTTGGATTGCCCGATGCCGCCGCTAGTCGCCGGCCAAACGGTAGCGGCCTCGTAA
- a CDS encoding VOC family protein, with protein sequence MSNIPTGTELARPFLPVKDYAVSRDFYQALGFEMLLDSEVAIFAAGSGGFILQRHYQQQWAENTMMQLMVDDLNAWWAWIVSLDLPGRFGVQPPKPPTLQPWGLVVAYVYDPCGVLWHVCQRREGAVQD encoded by the coding sequence ATGAGCAACATCCCCACTGGAACCGAACTCGCCCGGCCGTTCCTGCCGGTGAAAGACTACGCGGTCTCGCGTGACTTCTACCAAGCGCTCGGCTTCGAGATGCTGCTGGACAGCGAGGTCGCGATCTTCGCGGCCGGTTCTGGCGGCTTCATCCTGCAACGGCACTACCAGCAGCAGTGGGCCGAAAACACGATGATGCAGCTGATGGTCGACGACCTCAACGCGTGGTGGGCGTGGATCGTGTCACTCGACCTGCCGGGCCGGTTCGGCGTGCAGCCCCCCAAGCCGCCGACGCTGCAGCCGTGGGGGCTGGTGGTCGCGTACGTGTACGACCCGTGCGGCGTCTTGTGGCATGTCTGCCAGCGCCGCGAGGGGGCGGTGCAGGACTGA
- a CDS encoding YfiT family bacillithiol transferase produces the protein MTNSAPDNPVGPPPEPGPFSNAAKADLIAALAAAAPSLHEAIDGLSDKQLDTRYKNWTIRQIVHHVADSHVHSYLRFKWAMTEDNPTIKAYEEADWVRLGDSSIGAVAPPLAMLHSVHACWLQLLETMTEHDFGRTFVHPQTGQTVVLWNALHYYPWHARHHTGQIVWLRGQRGW, from the coding sequence ATGACCAACTCCGCGCCCGACAACCCCGTGGGCCCGCCGCCCGAGCCCGGCCCGTTCAGCAACGCGGCCAAGGCCGACCTCATTGCGGCGTTAGCCGCCGCGGCGCCCTCGCTCCACGAGGCGATCGACGGCCTGTCCGACAAGCAGCTCGACACGCGTTACAAGAACTGGACCATCCGCCAGATCGTGCACCACGTGGCCGACAGCCACGTGCACAGCTACCTCCGCTTCAAGTGGGCGATGACCGAGGACAACCCGACCATCAAGGCGTACGAGGAGGCCGACTGGGTCCGACTCGGCGACTCGTCAATCGGGGCGGTCGCGCCGCCGCTGGCGATGCTGCACTCGGTGCACGCCTGCTGGCTGCAGCTGCTCGAGACCATGACCGAGCACGACTTCGGCCGCACGTTTGTCCACCCGCAGACTGGCCAGACGGTCGTGCTGTGGAACGCCCTGCACTACTACCCGTGGCACGCGAGGCACCACACGGGCCAGATCGTTTGGCTGCGCGGGCAGCGTGGGTGGTAG
- a CDS encoding EF-P lysine aminoacylase GenX, with product MKPEYLRAKSELLDQLREFFHGRGFAEVVTPIESREVIPERHIELFKFDGAKGDWLAAGPMPTRGAGGEAACLSPFAEPRAEIGGEGNGDGHAGLHPARQGKNGPAASQSPFSSSVYLQASPEMAMKQLLCRGSGPIFQFAKAFRAEERGPLHSPEFTMLEWYRPGHDMAAGVDLLDELIQATLSPVPCKRTSYRDAIMEHAGCDPFDAAAVQEVAAGLIDGTVNDTDELLDEFLNVLLATRVEPHLGAELPEIVYHYPASQSALAQTAIDDHGHAVAERFELYYRGVELANGYHELTDAAVLRRRLIEANQGRTADGREPLPLPEEMLALMESPGLPPCAGVALGFDRLLMQKVGAESIDEVL from the coding sequence ATGAAACCAGAGTACCTACGAGCCAAGTCCGAGCTGCTCGACCAGCTCCGCGAGTTCTTCCACGGCCGCGGCTTCGCCGAGGTCGTGACCCCGATCGAGTCGCGCGAGGTGATCCCCGAGCGGCACATCGAGCTGTTCAAGTTCGACGGAGCAAAAGGGGACTGGCTCGCGGCCGGACCGATGCCAACCCGCGGCGCCGGCGGTGAAGCAGCGTGCCTGTCCCCTTTTGCGGAGCCTAGAGCAGAGATTGGCGGAGAAGGAAACGGGGACGGGCACGCTGGTTTGCACCCTGCTCGACAGGGCAAGAACGGGCCGGCCGCGAGCCAGTCCCCGTTTTCTTCGAGCGTTTATTTGCAGGCGTCGCCCGAGATGGCGATGAAGCAGCTGCTGTGCCGCGGGTCGGGGCCGATCTTCCAGTTCGCCAAGGCGTTCCGCGCCGAGGAACGTGGCCCGCTGCACTCGCCCGAGTTCACGATGCTCGAGTGGTACCGCCCGGGGCACGACATGGCCGCTGGCGTCGACCTGTTGGACGAGTTGATCCAGGCGACCTTGTCGCCTGTGCCGTGCAAGCGTACCAGCTACCGCGACGCGATCATGGAGCACGCCGGCTGCGACCCGTTCGATGCGGCGGCGGTGCAAGAAGTGGCCGCCGGGCTGATTGACGGCACGGTCAACGACACCGACGAGCTGCTCGACGAGTTTCTCAACGTCCTGCTGGCGACGCGTGTCGAGCCGCACCTCGGCGCCGAGCTTCCCGAGATTGTCTACCACTACCCGGCCTCTCAGTCGGCGCTGGCCCAGACGGCGATCGACGACCACGGCCACGCGGTCGCCGAGCGGTTTGAGCTGTACTACCGCGGCGTCGAGCTGGCCAACGGCTACCACGAGCTGACCGACGCCGCCGTGCTGCGTCGGCGCTTGATCGAAGCCAATCAGGGACGCACGGCTGATGGCCGCGAGCCGCTGCCGCTGCCCGAGGAGATGCTCGCCCTGATGGAGTCGCCCGGCCTGCCGCCGTGCGCCGGCGTGGCGCTGGGCTTCGACCGGCTGCTGATGCAGAAGGTCGGGGCCGAGTCGATCGACGAGGTGTTGTAG
- a CDS encoding dihydrofolate reductase: MKLSIITAASENNVIGQDGGLPWRLPADLKWFRNHTIGHCIIQGRKTYESHDRPLPGRTSIVLTSSPEKVSVPTDLKEGTAVATATSLDEAIATAAGVAAPTDQVFIGGGSRVYADALPRVDRIYLTRVHATIPDGDATFPEVDWSQFTLTESTDHPADEKHEHAFTFEVWDRK; the protein is encoded by the coding sequence ATGAAACTCTCGATCATCACCGCCGCCAGCGAGAACAACGTCATCGGTCAAGACGGCGGGCTGCCATGGCGACTGCCGGCCGACCTCAAGTGGTTCCGCAACCACACGATCGGCCACTGCATCATCCAGGGCCGCAAGACCTACGAGTCGCACGACCGCCCGCTGCCCGGCCGGACCTCGATCGTGCTGACCAGCAGCCCGGAGAAGGTCTCCGTGCCGACGGACCTCAAGGAGGGGACCGCCGTCGCGACCGCCACTTCGCTCGACGAGGCGATCGCGACCGCCGCCGGCGTCGCGGCGCCAACCGACCAGGTATTCATCGGCGGCGGCAGCCGCGTCTACGCCGACGCCCTGCCCCGCGTCGACCGCATCTACCTGACCCGTGTGCACGCCACGATCCCCGACGGCGACGCCACGTTCCCGGAGGTCGACTGGTCGCAGTTCACCCTCACCGAGAGCACCGACCACCCCGCCGACGAGAAGCACGAGCACGCCTTCACCTTCGAGGTCTGGGACCGCAAGTAA
- a CDS encoding thymidylate synthase has protein sequence MQQYLDLLSDILASGVAKGDRTGTGTRSVFGRQMRFDLADGFPLVTTKKLHLRSILHELLWFIRGDTNTAYLNENGVSIWDEWADENGDLGPVYGKQWRSWTTPDGRTVDQLHELVDQIRGNPDSRRLIVSAWNVGELDQMALPPCHLLYQFYVAEGRLSCQLYQRSADVFLGVPFNIASYALLLMMVAQVTGLEPGEFVHTLGDAHLYNNHLEQARTQLERDPRPLPTMTLDPSVDSLFDFKFEHFELSGYDPHPHIKAPVAV, from the coding sequence ATGCAACAGTACCTCGACCTCCTCTCCGACATCCTCGCCAGCGGCGTCGCCAAGGGCGACCGCACCGGCACCGGCACTCGCAGCGTGTTCGGGCGGCAGATGCGCTTCGACCTGGCCGATGGGTTCCCGCTGGTCACCACCAAGAAGCTGCACCTGCGTAGCATCCTCCACGAGCTGCTGTGGTTCATCCGCGGCGACACCAACACCGCCTACCTCAACGAGAACGGCGTCAGCATCTGGGACGAGTGGGCCGACGAGAACGGCGACCTCGGCCCGGTGTACGGCAAGCAGTGGCGCAGCTGGACCACGCCCGACGGACGCACCGTCGACCAGCTGCACGAGCTGGTCGACCAGATCCGCGGCAACCCCGACAGCCGCCGGCTGATCGTCAGCGCGTGGAACGTCGGCGAGCTGGACCAGATGGCCCTGCCGCCGTGCCACCTGCTGTACCAGTTCTACGTCGCCGAGGGGCGGCTGAGCTGCCAGCTCTACCAACGCTCGGCCGACGTGTTCCTCGGCGTGCCGTTCAACATCGCCAGCTACGCGCTGCTCTTGATGATGGTCGCCCAGGTGACCGGCCTCGAGCCGGGCGAGTTCGTCCACACCCTGGGCGACGCCCACCTGTACAACAACCACCTGGAGCAGGCCCGCACGCAGCTCGAGCGCGACCCGCGGCCGCTCCCCACCATGACGCTCGACCCGAGCGTTGATTCTTTGTTCGATTTCAAGTTCGAGCACTTCGAGCTCTCGGGCTACGACCCGCACCCGCACATCAAAGCGCCGGTGGCGGTGTGA
- a CDS encoding P-II family nitrogen regulator codes for MGKQKSYLDQYADSEYSLAFLPKVEITLWVDDARAEEVVRKVVEAARTGRMGDGKIMILPANPIEMPV; via the coding sequence ATGGGCAAGCAGAAGAGCTACCTCGACCAGTACGCGGACTCCGAGTACTCTCTGGCGTTCCTGCCGAAGGTCGAGATCACGCTGTGGGTCGACGACGCCCGCGCCGAGGAGGTGGTCCGCAAGGTGGTCGAGGCCGCCCGCACCGGCCGGATGGGCGACGGCAAGATCATGATCCTGCCGGCCAACCCGATCGAGATGCCGGTCTAA
- a CDS encoding MotA/TolQ/ExbB proton channel family protein has protein sequence MSGLTRLLLAAEGGGVLDIIVAGGFTGLAFVLVLLALSMVALALAVEHLLTIRRDVLMPPGLAEKVAKLLAERDLQGAAAACDQRPSFLAHVIRSSLVEAADGWPDVEKTLEGATLEQAARLFRKIEYLSVIGNIAPMIGLLGTVVGMIFAFQEVAATEGAARAAELAGGIYQALVTTVGGLLVAIPSLAAFAVFRNRVDGLVSEAAAAALRALRPLKRPAR, from the coding sequence TTGTCTGGACTCACGCGATTGCTGCTCGCGGCCGAAGGGGGCGGCGTGCTCGACATTATCGTCGCCGGCGGCTTCACCGGCCTGGCGTTCGTGCTGGTGCTGCTGGCGCTGTCGATGGTCGCGCTGGCGCTCGCGGTCGAGCACCTGCTGACTATCCGCCGCGACGTGCTGATGCCGCCGGGGTTGGCGGAGAAGGTCGCCAAGCTGCTCGCCGAGCGAGACCTGCAGGGCGCCGCCGCCGCCTGCGACCAACGCCCCAGCTTCCTGGCCCACGTCATCCGCAGCTCGCTGGTCGAGGCCGCCGACGGCTGGCCCGACGTCGAGAAGACGCTCGAGGGCGCGACGCTCGAGCAGGCGGCCCGGCTGTTCCGCAAGATCGAGTACCTGTCGGTGATCGGCAACATCGCGCCGATGATCGGCCTCCTGGGGACCGTGGTCGGGATGATCTTCGCGTTCCAGGAGGTCGCCGCCACCGAGGGCGCCGCCCGCGCGGCGGAGCTGGCCGGCGGCATCTACCAAGCGCTGGTGACCACGGTCGGCGGGCTGCTGGTGGCGATCCCGTCGCTCGCGGCGTTCGCCGTCTTCCGCAACCGGGTCGATGGCCTGGTCAGCGAGGCAGCCGCCGCGGCCCTGCGGGCGCTGCGTCCGCTGAAGCGTCCCGCCCGCTGA
- a CDS encoding phosphatase PAP2 family protein gives MFNWLLSALRAPTRNLCVAACAACGARHGLAQESAELFSAPQPPYELTADLGYELPPLAEHRCRPDRPSLLSEIVADHQHFYDAHTMGWLAAGVGAHAVISNTNIDEFLREEYQQNIRNADTDEWSEVFHMSKFFGEGTYVLPIYAATALAGIPFNENTVLGQTGQWGERSIRTVLVGAPPLLVLQSFIGASRPGEKHSESHWEPFQDDNGVSGHAFMGAVPFLSAAKMAEHRSVKALLYVGSAMPAISRVNDDAHYTSQAILGWSIAYLAANAVDDTYDAERLPQVFPGPVGAEGNGVNVLWRY, from the coding sequence TTGTTCAACTGGCTCTTATCCGCCCTGCGGGCGCCGACGCGCAACCTGTGCGTGGCCGCGTGCGCCGCTTGCGGCGCCCGGCACGGCCTCGCCCAAGAGTCGGCTGAGCTGTTTTCCGCGCCGCAGCCGCCCTACGAGCTGACCGCCGACCTCGGCTACGAGCTGCCGCCGCTCGCCGAGCACCGCTGCAGACCAGACCGGCCTTCGCTGCTCTCGGAGATCGTCGCCGACCACCAGCACTTCTACGACGCCCACACCATGGGCTGGCTGGCCGCGGGGGTGGGCGCGCACGCGGTGATTAGCAACACCAACATCGACGAGTTCCTGCGCGAGGAGTACCAGCAGAACATCCGCAACGCCGACACCGACGAGTGGTCGGAGGTGTTCCACATGTCGAAATTCTTCGGCGAGGGGACCTACGTGCTGCCGATCTACGCGGCGACCGCCCTGGCGGGGATTCCCTTCAACGAAAACACCGTGCTTGGTCAGACCGGGCAGTGGGGCGAGCGTTCGATCCGTACGGTCCTGGTCGGCGCTCCGCCGTTGCTGGTGCTGCAGTCGTTTATCGGCGCCTCACGCCCCGGCGAGAAGCACTCCGAGTCGCACTGGGAGCCGTTTCAGGACGACAACGGCGTCAGCGGCCACGCGTTTATGGGCGCGGTGCCGTTCCTGTCGGCCGCCAAGATGGCCGAGCACCGCTCGGTCAAGGCGTTGCTGTACGTCGGGTCGGCGATGCCGGCCATCTCCCGCGTCAACGACGACGCGCACTACACCTCGCAGGCGATCCTCGGCTGGAGCATCGCGTACCTCGCCGCCAACGCCGTGGACGACACCTACGACGCAGAGCGTCTGCCCCAGGTGTTCCCCGGCCCGGTCGGGGCCGAGGGGAACGGCGTCAATGTGCTGTGGCGGTACTGA
- a CDS encoding mechanosensitive ion channel domain-containing protein, producing the protein MSRILCLILACCVVAASPLASCAQAPAEAPVSPAGLDPNEIAQQLAELRQMATDAPAEQLGDDERKQVLELCDKTAGQLTKVKQLKENTARLQREVEMATSGAAPPPTEQGGPRRLQGLAIADLLAAKASADQEVSQSKERLDAVKSEIESRAARRLRLPDAMIETRTKLTKTEEALRADFSADSPLLAQAKRLNLLATIASLRQEMQLLEQENRTYEVTARWKAAQQEAAAQSLKKAEEWLAAVSAQLAMQQQADADRKTQEAQLAVVTAHPAVKAQAQLNAELAEQNSELVQKQARLKAQLDRTNDQSQLAQTNLENVMHQAEELQDSPTIGSVLRSEQDQLPDLTKIRERQRKRAARMSEMRVQKYGWKSARTKPIDVKLAAAVKEYEEQTGETISPEIEQELRALLESRDETLGDLVTNTESYLTDLGKLNAAEALIVKNTRALSDFIAEKVFWVPSAERLSYRDFAYTRDFWTNPSARLADLRTLGQFLLDDAKARPELWLLASMVTLLLLTWRRKAKNILYEQGELAARPAATTFRPTVEALLATVFLAAPTPLMIGFIGYRLSSSTTMLIFATGGALTLFAVQYAVLDLLRHACRRGGLGPAHFAWDNRGMVSLRRAARPMQLVALPLLAIAVGVEITRDAEAIQSIGRLSLILSLLVMGVVGMMFFRPRGPLVSVLTAAGEKLWVARLVRLLGPLTVAATLGLALASGLGMHYTALQLTRRVLFSAGVVFGCLAVRAMLMRWLLVAYRRVAMQRAREKRKALLEAQENAPTENAAIEVEPEVSLSDINQQARSLVGVGVGASIVGLLLMAWGDVLPALNALTDPDTFGLWASGIPDDNGAYPWVTLGSVILSIGVFCLTWFAGRNVPGLLEIALFQKLPLDAGARYAATSVSRYVIVVIGVVIGMRFLGIGWQSVQWLVAAMTVGLGFGLQEIFANFVSGIILLFERPVRPGDVVTIGNVSGVVTRIRIRATTVQDWDNKELIVPNRDFITGNLINWTLSSRMLRHVLKVGVAYGSDTRLATELLYKVARENANVAETPEPFVLFDSFGDSTLNFELRVFTQDLSNMMPMRNELMLAVDDEFRKHGVEIAFPQRDLHIRSMPSELAKLGAAGDKNAEDRMLEEARSDASFGYSRDN; encoded by the coding sequence ATGAGTCGCATCCTCTGCCTGATCCTCGCCTGCTGCGTTGTCGCGGCCTCACCGCTCGCGTCGTGCGCGCAGGCGCCGGCCGAGGCGCCGGTGTCGCCCGCCGGCCTGGACCCTAACGAAATCGCTCAGCAGCTGGCCGAGCTCCGGCAGATGGCGACCGACGCCCCGGCCGAGCAACTCGGCGACGATGAACGCAAGCAGGTCCTGGAGCTCTGCGACAAAACCGCCGGCCAGCTAACCAAGGTAAAGCAGCTCAAGGAAAACACGGCCCGTCTGCAACGCGAGGTGGAGATGGCCACCAGCGGGGCCGCGCCGCCGCCAACCGAGCAGGGCGGCCCGCGGCGCCTGCAGGGCCTGGCGATTGCGGACCTGCTAGCAGCCAAGGCGTCCGCCGACCAGGAGGTGAGCCAATCCAAGGAGCGGCTCGATGCCGTGAAGTCCGAGATCGAGAGCCGAGCCGCCCGGCGCCTACGGCTTCCCGACGCGATGATCGAAACCCGCACCAAGCTCACCAAGACCGAGGAGGCCCTGCGCGCCGACTTCAGCGCCGACTCCCCGCTGCTGGCTCAGGCCAAGCGGCTCAACTTGCTGGCCACGATCGCGTCCCTGCGACAGGAGATGCAGCTGCTGGAACAAGAGAACCGCACCTACGAGGTAACCGCCCGCTGGAAGGCCGCACAGCAAGAAGCCGCGGCGCAATCGCTAAAAAAGGCGGAGGAATGGCTGGCCGCGGTGTCCGCACAGCTGGCGATGCAGCAGCAGGCCGACGCCGACCGCAAGACCCAGGAAGCCCAGCTGGCGGTGGTGACCGCCCACCCGGCCGTGAAGGCGCAGGCGCAGCTCAACGCCGAGCTGGCGGAACAGAACTCTGAGCTGGTCCAGAAGCAGGCCAGGCTGAAGGCCCAGCTCGACCGGACCAACGACCAGAGCCAGCTGGCGCAGACGAACCTCGAGAACGTGATGCACCAGGCGGAGGAGCTGCAGGATTCGCCGACGATTGGGTCGGTGCTGCGCAGCGAGCAGGACCAGCTGCCGGACCTCACCAAGATCCGCGAGCGGCAACGCAAACGCGCCGCCCGGATGTCGGAGATGCGGGTGCAGAAGTACGGCTGGAAGTCGGCCCGCACGAAGCCCATTGATGTCAAGCTGGCGGCCGCGGTCAAGGAGTACGAGGAGCAGACCGGCGAGACAATCTCGCCTGAGATCGAGCAGGAGCTGAGGGCGCTGCTCGAGTCCCGCGACGAGACCCTGGGCGACCTGGTCACCAACACCGAGAGCTACCTCACCGACCTCGGCAAGCTGAACGCGGCCGAGGCGTTGATCGTCAAGAACACCCGCGCGCTGTCCGACTTCATCGCCGAGAAGGTGTTCTGGGTGCCGAGCGCCGAGCGGCTGTCGTACCGCGACTTCGCCTACACCCGCGACTTCTGGACCAACCCGTCCGCGCGGCTGGCCGACCTGAGGACGCTGGGTCAGTTTTTGTTGGACGACGCGAAGGCGCGGCCCGAGTTGTGGCTGCTGGCGTCGATGGTGACGCTGCTGCTGCTGACCTGGCGTCGCAAAGCAAAGAACATCCTGTACGAGCAGGGCGAGCTCGCGGCGCGGCCGGCCGCCACCACGTTCCGGCCAACCGTCGAGGCGTTGCTCGCCACGGTCTTCCTGGCCGCGCCGACGCCACTGATGATTGGGTTCATCGGCTACCGGCTCAGCTCGTCCACCACGATGCTGATCTTCGCCACCGGCGGGGCCCTGACGCTGTTCGCCGTTCAGTACGCCGTGCTCGACCTGCTCCGCCACGCGTGCCGCCGCGGCGGCCTCGGCCCGGCGCACTTCGCCTGGGACAACCGGGGCATGGTGTCGCTGCGACGCGCGGCGCGACCGATGCAGCTGGTCGCCCTCCCGCTGCTCGCCATCGCGGTCGGGGTTGAGATCACCCGCGACGCCGAGGCGATCCAGTCGATCGGGCGGTTGTCGCTGATCCTGTCGCTCCTCGTGATGGGGGTGGTGGGGATGATGTTCTTCCGCCCCCGCGGCCCGCTGGTCAGTGTGCTGACCGCGGCCGGCGAGAAGCTGTGGGTGGCCCGCCTGGTGCGGCTGCTCGGCCCGCTGACGGTCGCCGCGACGCTCGGCCTGGCGCTCGCCTCGGGGCTGGGGATGCACTACACGGCGCTGCAGCTCACCCGCCGGGTGCTGTTCTCGGCCGGCGTCGTGTTCGGCTGCCTGGCGGTGCGGGCGATGCTGATGCGGTGGCTGCTCGTCGCGTACCGACGCGTGGCGATGCAGCGGGCCCGCGAGAAGCGCAAGGCGTTGCTCGAGGCCCAGGAGAACGCCCCTACCGAGAACGCCGCCATCGAGGTCGAACCCGAGGTCAGCCTCAGCGACATCAACCAGCAGGCCCGCAGCCTGGTGGGCGTCGGCGTCGGCGCGAGCATCGTGGGCCTGCTGCTGATGGCCTGGGGCGACGTGCTCCCGGCGCTCAACGCCCTGACCGACCCCGACACCTTCGGGCTCTGGGCCAGCGGCATCCCCGACGACAACGGCGCGTACCCGTGGGTCACCCTCGGCAGCGTGATCCTGTCCATCGGCGTGTTCTGCCTGACCTGGTTCGCCGGCCGCAACGTGCCGGGCCTGCTCGAGATCGCGTTGTTCCAGAAGCTGCCGCTGGACGCCGGCGCCCGCTACGCGGCGACCTCGGTCTCGCGGTACGTGATTGTGGTGATCGGCGTGGTGATCGGCATGCGGTTCCTTGGCATCGGCTGGCAGAGTGTGCAGTGGCTGGTCGCGGCGATGACGGTCGGCCTCGGCTTTGGCCTGCAGGAGATCTTCGCGAACTTCGTGTCGGGCATCATCTTGCTGTTCGAGCGGCCCGTCCGGCCCGGCGACGTCGTGACCATCGGCAACGTGTCGGGCGTGGTGACCCGGATCCGCATCCGCGCGACCACGGTGCAGGACTGGGACAATAAGGAGCTGATCGTCCCCAACCGCGACTTCATCACCGGCAACCTGATCAACTGGACCCTCTCCAGCCGGATGCTCCGCCACGTGCTGAAGGTGGGGGTCGCCTACGGCAGCGACACCCGGCTCGCCACCGAGCTGCTGTACAAAGTCGCCCGCGAGAACGCCAACGTCGCGGAGACGCCCGAGCCGTTCGTGCTGTTCGATTCGTTCGGCGACAGCACCCTCAACTTCGAGCTCCGCGTGTTCACCCAGGACCTGTCGAACATGATGCCGATGCGCAACGAGCTGATGCTGGCCGTCGACGACGAGTTCCGCAAGCACGGGGTCGAGATCGCCTTCCCGCAGCGTGACCTGCACATCCGCAGCATGCCGAGCGAACTGGCCAAACTGGGCGCGGCCGGCGACAAGAACGCCGAGGACCGGATGCTCGAGGAGGCACGCTCCGACGCCAGCTTTGGGTACTCACGAGACAACTAG